Proteins encoded in a region of the Mucilaginibacter sabulilitoris genome:
- a CDS encoding SLBB domain-containing protein, giving the protein MIKHNFLSFIFLLFLCFGAIKHTTAQTNLQNIASVNVDDLSDQQITQLLQQAQNAGLSDVQILQQAQSRGMSNIQIQKLQIRIKDIRSKQPGSDGKSRDTIIMTSRKPSYRVDTLDTTAVQRDLFENLKPKIFGAEIFKNKNNSFEPNLKLATPVNYIVGPDDELNINVYGSSVVNWKLDVSPEGNINIPGVGILNVGGKTIENATSLIKSKLAANNYAIGRGTSVKVSLGNIRSIKVIMVGQLAKPGTYTLSSLSTVFNALYTAGGPTENGSLRQIEVIRDNHIIRHLDVYDFLVKGSQKDNITLQDQDIVRVPSYRTRVELSGEVKIPALFEVLSGESLQDIIGYAGGFTDSAYTARIKISQINDQQRRLTDVVEADYKNYIPLRGDKYFIQSILNRFENRVVITGAVFRPGDYELQKGLTLSKLIDNAAGLKEDAFMDRGTITRLKPDNQKELISFSVKDVMSNKISIPLQREDSVYVASIFDLRNKYLITINGSVRKPGTMAFSESMKVEDLILKAGGFAEGASPKRIEVARRINNSDPHSKSSKVAEVFSVDVDSQLKLDNINFELMPYDIVSVYTLPGYQKQRTVKIEGEVLYPGSYTIIKKNEKISDLVARAGGLTASADVGGGSLKRDNIAILGVDKTKTDTLAVEKERLEQFRRLKRDNKDLDSTAIKNEQPRNNYVGIDLTKILKSPGSKIDLLLEDGDVVRIPKQQQVVRVNGEVLYPSAVVYTNSKSFNDYVSNAGGYSPKSLRRGAYVVYPNGTVKGTRKFLFFNVHPSVKPGSEIYVPLKPVSTTNTAQTILGFTTGLASLGAIILGILSLNK; this is encoded by the coding sequence ATGATTAAACATAACTTTTTATCTTTTATATTTCTCCTGTTCTTGTGTTTCGGAGCGATAAAGCATACTACTGCACAAACGAATCTTCAAAACATCGCCTCTGTTAACGTCGATGATCTTTCCGATCAGCAAATCACCCAGTTGTTGCAACAGGCACAAAATGCGGGATTAAGCGATGTGCAAATTTTACAACAGGCTCAATCCCGAGGCATGTCCAATATCCAGATACAAAAATTGCAGATCAGGATAAAAGATATACGAAGCAAACAGCCGGGAAGTGATGGTAAATCCCGCGATACCATCATCATGACCTCCAGAAAACCTTCTTATAGGGTTGATACCTTGGATACGACCGCTGTTCAAAGGGATTTGTTTGAAAATTTAAAACCTAAAATATTCGGAGCCGAGATATTTAAAAATAAAAACAACAGTTTTGAACCAAATTTGAAGCTGGCAACCCCGGTTAATTACATCGTTGGTCCCGATGACGAGCTTAATATCAATGTTTACGGGAGTTCTGTTGTGAACTGGAAATTGGATGTGTCCCCTGAGGGCAATATCAACATTCCGGGCGTTGGCATTTTGAATGTAGGAGGTAAGACGATAGAAAACGCAACATCGTTGATCAAAAGCAAGCTTGCGGCTAATAATTATGCAATAGGGAGAGGAACGTCAGTTAAAGTGAGTCTGGGTAATATCCGGAGCATAAAAGTGATCATGGTCGGACAACTTGCAAAACCAGGAACTTATACCTTGTCATCGCTTTCTACTGTCTTTAACGCCCTTTACACCGCAGGCGGTCCTACAGAAAATGGCAGCTTACGCCAGATCGAGGTTATCCGAGATAACCATATCATCAGGCATCTGGACGTTTATGATTTCCTGGTTAAAGGTAGTCAGAAGGATAATATTACTTTGCAGGATCAGGATATTGTACGTGTTCCTTCTTATAGGACCAGGGTTGAACTATCGGGTGAGGTGAAAATTCCGGCACTTTTTGAAGTTTTGTCCGGTGAAAGTCTGCAGGATATTATAGGGTATGCGGGAGGATTTACAGATAGCGCCTATACGGCACGAATAAAAATATCTCAGATCAACGACCAGCAGCGCAGGTTAACCGATGTGGTAGAAGCAGATTATAAAAATTATATTCCGTTGCGTGGTGATAAATATTTTATACAATCCATTCTAAACCGGTTTGAGAACCGGGTTGTTATTACCGGAGCGGTATTCAGGCCAGGCGATTATGAATTGCAAAAAGGATTAACCCTTTCAAAATTAATCGATAACGCAGCAGGTCTTAAGGAAGACGCCTTTATGGATCGGGGGACGATTACCAGGTTAAAGCCGGATAATCAGAAGGAATTGATATCCTTCAGTGTCAAGGACGTCATGAGTAACAAGATTTCTATCCCACTACAAAGGGAGGATAGCGTCTATGTCGCCTCGATTTTTGATTTGCGTAACAAATACCTCATCACCATTAACGGGTCGGTGAGAAAACCCGGAACGATGGCCTTTTCAGAAAGTATGAAGGTGGAAGACCTCATCCTCAAGGCCGGAGGTTTCGCCGAAGGGGCAAGTCCTAAACGAATAGAGGTCGCCCGCAGGATAAATAATTCAGACCCGCATTCTAAAAGCAGCAAGGTAGCAGAGGTATTCAGTGTGGACGTCGATAGTCAACTTAAATTAGACAACATCAATTTTGAATTGATGCCTTATGATATCGTATCCGTTTACACGCTGCCGGGATACCAAAAGCAAAGAACCGTAAAAATAGAAGGAGAGGTGCTTTATCCCGGATCATATACGATCATTAAGAAAAATGAAAAGATTTCAGACTTAGTCGCCCGTGCTGGAGGCCTTACCGCTTCGGCAGACGTGGGAGGCGGTTCATTGAAAAGAGATAATATTGCCATTTTAGGTGTTGACAAAACTAAAACGGATACCTTGGCTGTCGAAAAGGAAAGACTTGAACAGTTCAGACGTTTAAAAAGAGATAATAAAGATTTAGATTCAACGGCAATAAAGAACGAGCAGCCAAGAAACAATTATGTGGGTATCGACCTGACCAAAATTTTAAAATCGCCCGGTTCCAAAATAGACCTTTTGCTGGAGGATGGGGATGTGGTACGAATCCCAAAGCAACAGCAGGTTGTTCGGGTAAATGGAGAGGTACTTTATCCGAGTGCTGTGGTTTATACGAATTCAAAATCGTTTAATGATTACGTTTCTAACGCCGGTGGATATTCTCCAAAATCGCTCCGGCGCGGAGCTTATGTCGTATATCCGAATGGCACCGTTAAAGGTACCCGGAAATTTTTGTTTTTTAACGTCCATCCATCTGTAAAACCTGGGAGTGAAATTTATGTACCGTTGAAACCAGTGAGTACGACAAATACAGCCCAAACAATATTAGGATTTACTACGGGATTGGCATCACTAGGAGCCATTATATTGGGTATATTGAGTTTAAATAAATAA